In Salinigranum marinum, one DNA window encodes the following:
- a CDS encoding MFS transporter, with the protein MFERLAGDDASVIDDRSFQVLLLASVASPLGASVISPILDSLTTPLGVGEARIGLLMAVFTAPAVVLIPVVGVVSDRYGRKPVLASGLALFGTAGVAIGATTDFTVVLALRLLQGVGYAGVAPVLIASVGDLYEGAREATAQGLRFTTVGVSLTVFPLVSGVLIGVAWQAPFVLYAVALVAAGVVLVAFEEPTRGVDTDPEVAADGGRASWNVRALAALARRPDVAATLVGRTMPSFLWFVFLTHNSLLVVRVLGGTPGHAGAVVALASVASSLGSTQVGRLTARFDSRRIPLLVSLVALSGGVALVGVAPSIVVVGAASVVAGAGFGVVLTLYRSTLTAVATDDVRGGLVSAGESVGRLGSTAAPVVLGAAVAATRVDLGFADAVRLSTVATAVAAAAVGTVAVVVATRG; encoded by the coding sequence GTGTTCGAGCGCCTCGCCGGCGACGACGCCTCCGTCATCGACGACCGCAGCTTCCAGGTCCTCCTGCTCGCGAGCGTCGCCTCCCCGCTCGGTGCGAGCGTCATCTCGCCCATCCTCGACTCGCTCACGACCCCACTCGGCGTCGGCGAAGCGCGAATCGGCCTCCTCATGGCCGTCTTCACCGCCCCCGCGGTGGTGCTCATCCCTGTCGTCGGCGTCGTCTCCGACCGCTACGGCCGCAAGCCCGTCCTCGCCTCGGGACTGGCGCTGTTCGGGACCGCCGGCGTCGCGATCGGGGCGACGACCGACTTCACGGTCGTGCTCGCCCTCCGGCTCCTCCAGGGGGTCGGCTACGCGGGCGTCGCCCCGGTGCTCATCGCCAGCGTCGGCGACCTCTACGAGGGGGCCCGCGAGGCCACCGCCCAGGGGCTCCGGTTTACCACCGTCGGCGTCTCGCTGACGGTGTTCCCCCTCGTCTCGGGCGTGCTGATCGGCGTCGCGTGGCAGGCCCCGTTCGTCCTCTACGCCGTCGCGCTCGTCGCCGCCGGCGTCGTCCTCGTCGCCTTCGAGGAACCGACCCGCGGCGTCGACACCGACCCCGAGGTCGCGGCCGACGGCGGTCGGGCGTCGTGGAACGTCCGGGCGCTCGCCGCGCTCGCCCGTCGCCCGGACGTCGCGGCGACGCTCGTCGGCCGGACCATGCCCTCGTTCCTCTGGTTCGTCTTCCTCACCCACAACTCGCTGCTCGTCGTTCGGGTGCTCGGCGGGACGCCCGGGCACGCCGGTGCGGTCGTCGCGCTCGCGAGCGTCGCCTCCTCGCTCGGGTCGACGCAGGTCGGCCGGCTCACCGCCCGCTTCGACTCCCGCCGGATACCGCTTCTCGTCTCGCTCGTCGCGCTGTCGGGCGGCGTCGCGCTCGTCGGCGTCGCGCCGTCGATCGTCGTCGTGGGCGCGGCGAGCGTCGTCGCCGGTGCCGGCTTCGGCGTCGTCCTCACGCTCTACCGGAGCACGCTCACCGCGGTCGCCACCGACGACGTCCGCGGCGGCCTCGTGAGCGCCGGCGAGTCGGTCGGCCGACTCGGAAGCACCGCCGCCCCGGTCGTCCTCGGGGCCGCCGTCGCCGCGACGCGGGTCGACCTGGGCTTTGCGGACGCCGTCCGGCTCTCGACGGTCGCGACCGCGGTCGCCGCCGCCGCCGTGGGCACGGTCGCCGTCGTCGTCGCCACCCGGGGTTGA
- a CDS encoding DUF1707 domain-containing protein: protein MSSRSIAPPSADSPRRGERAELSERTSAVAGLTTLSILAVAFGAMALGVPYFWVAFPVGFGGVLPVVVAYTARRDRDAGPAAAGTGPERDSDDEALDALRRQYAQGRLTDAAFERRVERLLEAETVGDATTWTRSTRDDSLNGDRIDGDRTHGDRIDGDDPNRMSDVDDVTDATRDRA, encoded by the coding sequence ATGTCATCTCGATCGATCGCTCCCCCGTCGGCCGACTCTCCCCGGAGAGGCGAGCGAGCGGAGCTCTCGGAACGGACGTCGGCCGTCGCCGGACTGACGACGCTTTCGATCCTCGCGGTCGCGTTCGGGGCGATGGCGCTCGGCGTGCCGTACTTCTGGGTCGCGTTCCCCGTCGGCTTCGGCGGGGTGTTGCCGGTCGTGGTCGCCTACACCGCCCGCCGTGACCGAGACGCCGGTCCCGCAGCGGCCGGAACGGGGCCGGAGAGAGATTCGGACGACGAGGCACTGGATGCCCTCCGGCGTCAGTACGCCCAGGGTCGGCTGACGGACGCGGCGTTCGAGCGCCGTGTCGAACGGTTGTTGGAGGCCGAGACGGTGGGCGACGCGACGACTTGGACGCGATCGACACGAGACGATTCGCTGAACGGCGACCGGATCGACGGAGACAGAACCCACGGGGACAGGATCGACGGCGACGACCCGAACAGGATGTCGGACGTGGACGACGTGACCGACGCGACGCGCGACCGCGCGTAA
- a CDS encoding DUF106 domain-containing protein, with product MARTEQKVRDLVGDDDGMRAAVETVLSHVDGDAEGEVTWVDVKGDLTSGQWGRLIERGILVEGDAGFRLADTEEVRAGLNGSTDAAAASTTTSTSSGDDEVESSSWSKYDKGAAVVTVALFAGYSWAPLRNLIGTAMDVALGPLAELMPFYAVVMILALATGLYSTLLQANLMDMEKMSKYQDRMKDIQNRRKKAKEEGNDAELDRIQEEQMEAMGDQMGMFKEQFRPMVWIMFFTIPVFLWMYWGIGIGANAEAHVPLQNLVLPLVGEVAWTDQVLGPIQAWIVWYFLCSMGFTQIIRKGLNIDMTPTASSS from the coding sequence ATGGCACGGACAGAGCAGAAGGTGCGCGACCTCGTCGGCGACGACGACGGCATGCGGGCGGCGGTCGAGACCGTCCTCTCGCACGTCGACGGCGACGCCGAGGGCGAAGTGACGTGGGTCGACGTGAAAGGCGACCTCACGAGCGGGCAGTGGGGCCGGCTCATCGAGCGCGGGATCCTCGTCGAGGGTGACGCCGGCTTCCGCCTCGCCGACACCGAGGAGGTCCGCGCGGGCCTCAACGGCTCGACCGACGCGGCGGCCGCGTCGACCACCACGTCCACCTCCTCGGGGGACGACGAGGTCGAGAGTTCCTCGTGGTCGAAGTACGACAAGGGTGCCGCCGTGGTGACCGTGGCCCTGTTCGCGGGCTACTCGTGGGCCCCGCTGCGGAACCTCATCGGCACGGCCATGGACGTCGCGCTGGGGCCGCTGGCGGAGCTCATGCCGTTTTACGCCGTGGTGATGATCCTCGCGCTGGCGACGGGACTGTACTCGACGCTCCTGCAGGCGAACCTCATGGACATGGAGAAGATGTCCAAGTATCAGGATCGGATGAAAGACATCCAGAACCGGCGGAAAAAGGCCAAAGAGGAGGGGAACGACGCGGAGCTCGACCGCATCCAAGAAGAGCAGATGGAGGCGATGGGCGACCAGATGGGCATGTTCAAAGAGCAGTTCCGCCCGATGGTGTGGATCATGTTCTTCACGATCCCGGTGTTCCTCTGGATGTACTGGGGCATCGGCATCGGCGCGAACGCCGAGGCGCACGTCCCGCTGCAGAACCTCGTGCTCCCGCTCGTGGGCGAGGTCGCCTGGACCGACCAGGTGCTCGGCCCGATCCAGGCGTGGATCGTCTGGTACTTCCTCTGCTCGATGGGCTTCACCCAGATCATCCGCAAGGGGCTCAACATCGACATGACGCCCACCGCGTCGTCGTCCTGA
- a CDS encoding MFS transporter has translation MARPSRRWLLVGVAAVLMGTAGSYQFVWSSISGAVGARFPGISGPALGTVFTLFVAAQTLAQLPAGRIRDRYGPRNVLLVAAACLFVGYAGVGVATSFPVVAVAYTLGGVGAGIAYTVAVNTPVKWIPEDGRRGLATGLVTMAYSGTSVLFIPLLRGSIDDAFTTTLVALGGVVGVGGLLGAWLVRDPDRVGRDRPSEDGDQADDSDAPAESDAVESTGDGDAETPFDDGVGWRTAIGTWQFWVLYAVLVVVNGVGLMLVGQSVSFATGLGLSATVATTVASSIALADGAGVLIVSGLSDRFGGERTAGVSLVVCGCALAGSVVAGARGLAVPFVALVGCAAFFRSPVFGIFPTLVADYYGAARSSENYAAVYTAKIPGGVVGGTVAGALVVALGWSRSFLLGAALLVAAGVAALLLRPVSPDDDDAGPSAREAVGDD, from the coding sequence ATGGCTCGGCCCTCCCGCCGCTGGCTCCTCGTCGGCGTCGCCGCCGTCCTCATGGGGACGGCGGGCTCGTACCAGTTCGTCTGGTCGTCGATCAGCGGCGCGGTCGGCGCTCGCTTCCCCGGCATCTCCGGCCCCGCGCTCGGTACCGTCTTCACGCTGTTCGTCGCCGCCCAGACGCTCGCCCAACTCCCCGCCGGCCGGATCCGCGACCGCTACGGCCCGCGGAACGTCCTCCTGGTCGCCGCCGCCTGTCTGTTCGTCGGCTACGCCGGCGTCGGCGTCGCCACCTCGTTTCCCGTGGTCGCCGTCGCGTACACCCTCGGCGGCGTCGGTGCCGGCATCGCCTACACCGTCGCGGTGAACACGCCGGTCAAGTGGATCCCCGAGGACGGCCGCCGCGGGCTCGCGACCGGTCTCGTGACGATGGCGTACAGCGGGACCAGCGTCCTCTTCATCCCGCTCCTCCGCGGCTCGATCGACGACGCCTTCACCACCACGCTCGTCGCTCTCGGCGGCGTGGTCGGCGTCGGCGGCCTGCTCGGCGCGTGGCTCGTCCGCGATCCCGACCGCGTGGGCCGCGACCGGCCGAGCGAGGACGGCGACCAAGCAGACGACAGTGACGCCCCGGCCGAGTCCGACGCCGTCGAGAGTACCGGCGACGGGGACGCGGAGACGCCGTTCGACGACGGCGTCGGCTGGCGCACGGCGATCGGGACGTGGCAGTTCTGGGTGCTCTACGCCGTGTTGGTCGTGGTGAACGGCGTCGGGCTCATGCTCGTCGGGCAGTCTGTCAGCTTCGCCACCGGGCTCGGACTCTCGGCGACCGTGGCGACGACGGTCGCCTCGTCGATCGCCCTCGCCGACGGGGCCGGCGTGTTGATCGTGAGCGGCCTCTCCGATCGGTTCGGCGGCGAGCGGACCGCGGGCGTGTCGCTCGTCGTCTGTGGCTGTGCGCTCGCCGGGAGCGTCGTCGCCGGTGCCCGGGGGCTGGCCGTGCCGTTCGTCGCGCTCGTCGGTTGTGCGGCCTTCTTCCGCAGCCCCGTCTTCGGCATCTTCCCGACGCTCGTCGCCGACTACTACGGCGCGGCGCGCTCCTCGGAGAACTACGCCGCGGTGTACACGGCGAAGATCCCCGGCGGCGTCGTCGGCGGCACGGTCGCCGGCGCGCTCGTCGTCGCCCTCGGCTGGTCGCGTTCGTTCCTCCTCGGGGCGGCGCTCCTCGTGGCGGCCGGGGTCGCGGCGCTGCTCCTCCGCCCCGTCTCGCCCGACGACGACGACGCAGGCCCCAGCGCCCGCGAAGCCGTTGGCGACGACTGA
- a CDS encoding alpha/beta hydrolase: MSQSRSSRSAPPGLTADSVAELDAESAYVDVGDVTLHTVVAGPEDGPPVVLLHGFPECWYGWHRQIRPLADAGFRVLVPDQRGYNLSAKPGGVDAYGIDYLAGDVVGLLSELGYDEVALVGHDWGAAVAWWTALHHPDRLGRVVALNVPHPTVFERTLRRNPRQQLKSWYVLFFQLPSLPERIARLNDWAIPTRALRDSARPGTFSATDLDRYRTAWSQSGAYAAMVNWYRAIVRERPTPREERVRVPTRILWGARDQFLERSMARESLDFCDEGSLRYFEEATHWVQHEEATAVAEELIDFCGTDTER; this comes from the coding sequence ATGAGCCAGTCGCGATCCTCGCGGTCCGCCCCACCCGGTCTCACCGCCGACTCGGTCGCCGAACTCGACGCCGAGAGCGCCTACGTCGACGTCGGCGACGTCACGCTTCACACGGTCGTCGCCGGCCCCGAAGACGGTCCGCCCGTGGTCCTCCTACACGGCTTCCCCGAGTGTTGGTACGGCTGGCACCGGCAGATCCGGCCGCTCGCCGACGCGGGCTTCCGCGTGCTCGTGCCCGACCAGCGCGGCTACAACCTCAGCGCGAAACCCGGCGGCGTCGACGCCTACGGCATCGACTACCTCGCGGGCGACGTCGTCGGTCTGCTCTCCGAACTCGGGTACGACGAGGTCGCCCTCGTGGGCCACGACTGGGGGGCCGCCGTCGCGTGGTGGACGGCGCTGCACCACCCCGACCGACTCGGCCGGGTCGTGGCGCTGAACGTCCCACACCCGACGGTGTTCGAGCGAACCCTCCGCCGGAACCCGCGCCAACAACTGAAGTCGTGGTACGTGCTCTTCTTCCAGCTTCCCTCCCTGCCGGAACGGATCGCCCGCCTGAACGACTGGGCGATCCCCACCCGAGCGCTCCGCGACTCGGCCCGCCCGGGGACGTTCTCGGCGACGGATCTCGACCGCTACCGGACGGCGTGGTCTCAGTCCGGCGCGTACGCGGCGATGGTGAACTGGTACCGCGCGATCGTCCGCGAGCGCCCGACGCCGCGGGAGGAGCGGGTCCGCGTTCCAACCCGGATCCTGTGGGGCGCACGGGACCAGTTCCTCGAACGGTCGATGGCCCGCGAGAGCCTCGACTTCTGCGACGAGGGCTCGCTCCGCTACTTCGAGGAGGCCACCCACTGGGTCCAACACGAGGAGGCGACGGCGGTCGCCGAGGAACTGATCGACTTCTGTGGGACGGACACCGAGAGGTGA
- a CDS encoding transposase, translating to MAIQVTRTYDGSIQNHRQVCDGLDSLGDSASKIWNVARWTAARIWDVTGEIPGEGVLKSYMKNQSCWKDLNAQSSQKVIEELSDAFQSWFDLRHKFDEANPPSYRKHGDKRPRSTVTFKADGFKHDPENDRVRLSKGKNLKAHWSDFLLCEYQTRPDVDLSKVNKVQNVRAVWNGDEWELHFVCKVELETNDSAGEGVAGIDLGIKNIATVAFPEEYVLYPGNSLKEDKHYFKRAEYETEGENGPSETSMWARQKLTERETHFYHTLTDTIITECVERGVGTLAVSWPEKVRESDWGKTGNKKLHTCAFDRIYQYLEYKGEIRGVEVLKENEWDTSKTCSKCGDDTKSNRKHRGLYVCSSCGLVGNADCNGAENMRQKITPSPHGEERSNGCVAQPSTYLFDRESGTFRTREQVVS from the coding sequence GTGGCGATTCAGGTCACTCGCACCTACGATGGTTCCATCCAGAACCACCGGCAGGTCTGCGATGGGCTTGATTCGCTCGGCGATTCCGCCTCGAAAATCTGGAACGTCGCACGATGGACAGCCGCCCGCATCTGGGATGTGACAGGCGAAATCCCAGGCGAGGGCGTGCTGAAATCGTATATGAAGAACCAGTCGTGCTGGAAAGACTTGAACGCACAATCTAGTCAGAAAGTCATCGAAGAACTTTCTGACGCTTTCCAGTCATGGTTTGACCTGCGACACAAGTTTGACGAGGCAAATCCGCCCAGCTACCGCAAACACGGCGACAAACGGCCACGAAGCACGGTCACGTTCAAAGCAGACGGGTTCAAACACGACCCCGAGAACGACCGCGTCCGACTCTCGAAAGGGAAGAACCTGAAAGCACACTGGTCGGACTTCCTGCTCTGTGAGTACCAGACTCGACCCGACGTTGACCTCTCGAAAGTCAACAAGGTGCAGAACGTTCGCGCCGTCTGGAACGGCGACGAGTGGGAACTGCACTTCGTCTGCAAAGTCGAACTTGAAACGAATGACTCGGCAGGCGAGGGAGTGGCAGGCATCGACCTTGGCATCAAGAACATCGCCACGGTAGCATTCCCCGAGGAATACGTTCTTTACCCCGGCAACTCGCTCAAAGAAGACAAGCACTACTTCAAACGTGCTGAGTACGAGACTGAGGGGGAGAACGGCCCGTCCGAAACATCGATGTGGGCACGTCAGAAACTCACAGAGCGCGAAACCCATTTCTACCACACGCTGACGGACACCATCATCACAGAGTGTGTCGAACGCGGGGTTGGAACGCTCGCGGTGAGTTGGCCTGAGAAGGTGCGAGAGTCTGACTGGGGCAAGACCGGGAACAAGAAATTGCATACATGCGCGTTCGATCGCATCTACCAGTACCTCGAATACAAGGGCGAGATTCGTGGCGTTGAGGTGCTGAAGGAGAACGAGTGGGATACATCGAAGACCTGCTCGAAGTGTGGTGATGACACGAAGTCGAATCGTAAGCACCGTGGGTTGTACGTCTGCTCGTCGTGTGGGTTGGTCGGGAATGCGGATTGCAACGGGGCGGAGAACATGCGCCAGAAGATAACTCCGAGTCCTCACGGTGAGGAGAGGAGTAACGGCTGTGTGGCACAGCCATCGACATACTTGTTCGACCGCGAGAGCGGGACGTTTCGCACGAGAGAACAGGTCGTGTCGTAG
- a CDS encoding TetR/AcrR family transcriptional regulator, giving the protein MSDRPPSAARAEVVRAVERALSKHGYAGLTTKNVAAESAKSEAFFFYHYDTKDDLVVAFLDWAIERNRERLAGLDDDPVVRLYDALDVLVGDPTDDVDRGINVAMMELLSHAPHNDRFRERLTAYEQSVIDLFVEILREGAEEGVFRDVAPEDVAGYLLVTANGTAGAAMALRMDAVDAAVRRELDRYLRTTVLREDVSPPADVL; this is encoded by the coding sequence ATGAGTGATCGCCCCCCCTCGGCCGCCCGGGCGGAGGTCGTCCGGGCCGTCGAGCGCGCACTGTCGAAACACGGCTACGCCGGCCTGACGACGAAGAACGTCGCCGCGGAGTCCGCCAAGAGCGAGGCGTTCTTCTTCTACCACTACGACACGAAGGACGATCTGGTCGTCGCCTTCCTCGACTGGGCCATCGAGCGCAACCGCGAGCGACTCGCCGGCCTCGACGACGACCCCGTCGTGCGGCTGTACGACGCGCTCGACGTGCTGGTGGGCGACCCGACCGACGACGTCGACCGCGGGATCAACGTCGCCATGATGGAACTGCTCTCGCACGCCCCGCACAACGACCGGTTCCGCGAGCGACTCACGGCGTACGAACAGTCCGTCATCGACCTGTTCGTCGAGATACTCCGCGAAGGGGCTGAAGAAGGCGTCTTCCGCGACGTCGCCCCCGAGGACGTCGCCGGCTACCTGCTCGTGACCGCCAACGGCACCGCGGGGGCAGCGATGGCGCTTCGGATGGACGCGGTCGACGCCGCGGTCCGGCGCGAACTCGACCGGTACCTCCGCACGACCGTTCTCCGCGAGGACGTCTCCCCACCGGCGGACGTGCTCTGA
- a CDS encoding amino acid permease — protein sequence MSDEELAKDLGPLAALTIGVGTMIGAGIFVLPGVAVAEAGPLAAGAFVLGGAIALLTALSASELGTAMPKSGGAYYYVNHALGPLFGSIAGWANWMGLAFASAFYMFGFGQYVNEFFTFPDLVLGPLTLTSAKIIALAGGAFFVFVNYVGAKETGKLQNYIVVTLVGILAVFTAFGALNADLATLRPFAPDGYTALLPVTGIIFVSYLGFVQITSVAEEIKDPGKNLPRAVIGSVLIVTTVYALVLLVVLAAVDNSLVANNPTAVVDAAQFLLGPIGAVALLFGGLLATASSANASILASSRINFAMGRDQIVTKKLNNIHPRFGTPYRSIALTGVFILLFILFGDIETLSTMGSTLHLVIYGLLNIALIVMREADPAEYEPAYTVPFYPVVPIVGAIISFALIAFINPFVIGLSMAFVVFAALWYLLYARSRATKQGILGQYILSRSEEMPESAVSAATSVQPDGGQYRVMVPIANPGHEKDLITLASAIAKQRNGTVVAMNIVQVPDQTALESARQQDDFDAARGLLQQAREDAETFGVTVETHTVLSHRSFEEIFDAARTYDADLTIMGWGPGAHGSPGRAESAIDELAHSLPCDFLVLKDRGFDPSRILVPTAGGPDSDLSAGVARMLRDEYGSEIDLLHVADDVTAGEAFLTEWAEDHDIADANLIVESGDVEAAIERHAEAASLLIIGATERGLLGRLVRGSLVLDVLYEVDCSVLLAERKRDRSLRERLFG from the coding sequence GTGAGCGACGAGGAACTCGCGAAAGACCTCGGTCCCCTCGCCGCGCTGACGATCGGCGTGGGGACGATGATCGGGGCCGGCATCTTCGTGCTCCCCGGGGTCGCGGTCGCGGAGGCCGGCCCGCTCGCTGCCGGCGCGTTCGTCCTCGGCGGCGCGATCGCGCTGCTAACGGCGCTGTCTGCCTCCGAACTCGGGACGGCGATGCCGAAGTCCGGCGGGGCGTACTACTACGTCAACCACGCGCTCGGGCCGCTGTTCGGCTCCATCGCCGGCTGGGCCAACTGGATGGGGCTCGCCTTCGCCTCCGCGTTCTACATGTTCGGCTTCGGCCAGTACGTCAACGAGTTCTTCACCTTCCCGGATCTCGTCTTGGGGCCGCTCACCCTGACGTCGGCGAAGATCATCGCGCTCGCGGGCGGGGCCTTCTTCGTCTTCGTCAACTACGTCGGCGCGAAGGAGACGGGGAAACTCCAGAACTACATCGTCGTCACGCTCGTCGGCATCCTGGCGGTGTTCACGGCGTTCGGCGCGCTCAACGCCGACCTCGCCACACTTCGCCCCTTCGCGCCGGACGGCTACACCGCGCTCCTTCCGGTGACGGGTATCATCTTCGTCTCCTACCTCGGCTTCGTCCAGATCACCTCCGTCGCCGAGGAGATCAAAGACCCCGGCAAGAACCTCCCGCGGGCCGTCATCGGGAGCGTCCTCATCGTAACGACCGTCTACGCGCTCGTCCTCCTCGTGGTGCTGGCGGCGGTCGACAACTCACTCGTGGCGAACAATCCGACTGCAGTCGTCGACGCCGCACAGTTCCTCCTGGGACCGATCGGCGCGGTCGCGTTGCTGTTCGGTGGGTTGCTCGCGACGGCGTCGTCGGCGAACGCCTCCATCCTCGCCTCCTCGCGGATCAACTTCGCGATGGGTCGCGACCAGATCGTCACGAAGAAACTCAACAACATCCACCCCAGGTTCGGGACACCCTATCGATCGATCGCGCTCACGGGCGTGTTCATCCTACTGTTCATCCTCTTCGGCGACATCGAGACGCTGTCGACGATGGGCAGTACCCTGCACCTGGTCATCTACGGCCTGTTGAACATCGCGCTCATCGTGATGCGCGAGGCCGACCCCGCGGAGTACGAACCCGCCTACACGGTCCCGTTCTATCCGGTCGTCCCCATCGTCGGCGCGATCATCTCCTTCGCGCTCATCGCCTTCATCAACCCGTTCGTCATCGGTCTCTCGATGGCGTTCGTCGTCTTCGCGGCGCTGTGGTATCTACTCTACGCTCGGTCGCGGGCGACGAAGCAGGGCATCCTCGGCCAGTACATCCTCAGCCGCTCCGAGGAGATGCCCGAATCGGCCGTCTCCGCCGCCACGAGCGTCCAGCCCGACGGCGGCCAGTACCGCGTGATGGTGCCGATCGCAAACCCCGGCCACGAGAAAGACCTCATCACGCTCGCCTCCGCGATCGCCAAACAGCGCAACGGGACGGTCGTCGCGATGAACATCGTGCAGGTGCCCGACCAGACGGCCCTCGAATCCGCGCGGCAACAGGACGACTTCGACGCCGCCCGCGGCCTGCTCCAGCAGGCCCGCGAGGACGCCGAGACGTTCGGCGTCACCGTCGAGACCCACACCGTCCTCTCGCACCGCTCGTTCGAGGAGATCTTCGACGCCGCACGCACCTACGACGCGGACCTCACGATCATGGGCTGGGGGCCGGGCGCCCACGGCTCGCCCGGGCGTGCCGAGTCGGCCATCGACGAACTCGCCCACTCGCTCCCCTGTGACTTCCTCGTCCTGAAGGACCGCGGCTTCGATCCCTCCCGCATCCTCGTGCCGACGGCGGGTGGCCCCGACTCCGACCTCTCGGCGGGGGTCGCGCGGATGCTCCGCGACGAGTACGGCTCGGAGATCGACCTCCTGCACGTCGCCGACGACGTCACGGCGGGCGAGGCGTTCCTCACCGAGTGGGCCGAGGACCACGACATCGCCGACGCGAACCTCATCGTCGAGTCGGGCGACGTCGAGGCGGCCATCGAACGCCACGCCGAAGCGGCGTCGCTGCTCATCATCGGGGCGACCGAGCGCGGCCTCCTCGGACGGCTGGTCCGCGGCTCGCTCGTCCTCGACGTCCTCTACGAGGTGGACTGTTCGGTCCTCCTGGCCGAACGCAAGCGCGACCGGAGCCTGCGCGAACGGCTGTTCGGCTGA
- a CDS encoding universal stress protein yields MVEDDTPPSNLLSRPFVPVASVDDARITADAVLDRIAAADGRITVAHVVEKAGGAPDKASVEQREGIAEEAFDLVRDRASAAGVAVETELLYGTDVAETLLRAAHDVDATAIVFTPRGHRWWWDLFSADVADALVHESDLPVVVLPSPAEAADDADTDAGDATDTEDTDE; encoded by the coding sequence GTGGTTGAGGACGACACTCCCCCGTCGAACCTGCTCTCCAGACCGTTCGTTCCCGTCGCCAGCGTCGACGACGCCCGAATCACCGCCGACGCGGTGCTCGACCGGATCGCGGCCGCCGACGGGCGGATAACGGTCGCCCACGTCGTCGAGAAGGCGGGCGGTGCGCCCGACAAGGCGTCGGTGGAACAGCGCGAGGGGATCGCCGAGGAGGCGTTCGACCTCGTCCGCGACCGTGCCAGCGCGGCGGGCGTCGCGGTCGAGACCGAACTCCTGTACGGCACCGACGTCGCCGAGACGCTGTTGAGGGCCGCTCACGACGTCGACGCGACCGCCATCGTGTTCACCCCCCGCGGGCACAGGTGGTGGTGGGACCTCTTCAGCGCCGACGTCGCCGACGCGCTCGTCCACGAGAGCGACCTGCCGGTCGTCGTCCTGCCGAGCCCCGCGGAAGCGGCCGACGACGCCGACACCGACGCCGGCGACGCGACGGACACGGAGGACACCGATGAGTGA
- a CDS encoding adenylate kinase, whose amino-acid sequence MSKHILLLGAPGAGKGTQSKRLATEFDLEHVTTGDALRANKDMDISHMDTEFDTPRAYMEAGELVPDAVVNEIVKTALSDADGYVLDGYPRNLDQAEFLSEITDLDAAVFLDVSEEELVERLTGRRVCTECGTNYHVEFAPPEEEGVCDDCGGELVQRDDDTEETVRERLRVYSENTEPVVEHYRERGELVEIDGEGTPDEVFEEIGAVVDE is encoded by the coding sequence ATGAGCAAGCACATCCTGCTGCTCGGCGCTCCCGGTGCCGGCAAGGGGACGCAGTCGAAGCGCCTGGCCACCGAGTTCGACCTCGAACACGTCACGACGGGCGACGCCCTGCGCGCCAACAAGGACATGGACATCTCCCACATGGACACGGAGTTCGACACGCCGCGTGCGTACATGGAGGCGGGTGAACTCGTTCCCGACGCGGTCGTCAACGAGATCGTGAAGACGGCGCTTTCGGACGCTGACGGCTACGTCCTCGACGGCTATCCACGAAACCTGGATCAGGCGGAGTTCCTCTCGGAGATCACCGACCTCGACGCGGCGGTGTTCCTCGACGTGAGCGAGGAGGAACTCGTCGAACGGCTCACCGGACGCCGGGTCTGTACGGAGTGCGGGACGAACTACCACGTCGAGTTCGCGCCGCCCGAGGAGGAGGGCGTCTGTGACGACTGTGGCGGCGAACTCGTCCAGCGGGACGACGACACCGAAGAGACCGTCCGCGAGCGGCTCCGGGTCTACTCCGAGAACACCGAACCGGTCGTCGAACACTACCGCGAGCGAGGCGAACTCGTCGAGATCGACGGCGAGGGCACCCCCGACGAGGTGTTCGAGGAGATCGGCGCGGTCGTCGACGAGTAA
- the cmk gene encoding (d)CMP kinase: MLLTVSGPPGSGKSTTAAALAKAFDLEHISGGDIFRSLAEERGLSPVEFNELAEEDEQIDRDLDRRLYEIASERDGVLLESRLAGWLAGDEADIKIWLDAPLNIRAERIADREDKPFETAYDETHRRERSEAKRYQEYYNIDIDDRSIYDIVYNTARWSPEGVLGMLTTAVDSYDPNSDEGKAPVDGVIYEF, from the coding sequence ATGTTACTCACCGTCTCCGGGCCCCCCGGCAGCGGGAAGAGCACCACCGCCGCCGCCCTGGCGAAGGCGTTCGATCTCGAGCACATCTCGGGCGGGGACATCTTCCGTTCGCTCGCCGAGGAGCGCGGGCTCTCGCCCGTCGAGTTCAACGAACTCGCCGAGGAGGACGAACAGATCGACCGCGACCTCGACCGACGGCTGTACGAGATCGCGAGCGAGCGCGACGGCGTCCTGCTCGAATCCCGGCTCGCGGGCTGGCTCGCGGGCGACGAGGCCGACATCAAGATCTGGCTCGACGCGCCGCTGAACATCCGCGCCGAGCGCATCGCCGACCGCGAGGACAAGCCGTTCGAGACGGCGTACGACGAGACCCACCGCCGCGAGCGGAGCGAGGCCAAGCGCTATCAGGAGTACTACAACATCGACATCGACGACCGGTCGATCTACGACATCGTCTACAACACCGCGCGGTGGAGTCCCGAAGGAGTGTTGGGGATGCTCACCACCGCCGTCGACTCGTACGATCCGAACTCGGACGAAGGGAAGGCTCCGGTCGACGGCGTCATCTACGAGTTTTAA